From the Helicoverpa armigera isolate CAAS_96S chromosome 27, ASM3070526v1, whole genome shotgun sequence genome, one window contains:
- the LOC110384670 gene encoding uncharacterized protein LOC110384670: protein MTEKPDSNNSLHSVEDVPLEISPNNIRTDQILPEFKEPNDITPEIATFNEDIEKNCDETPINADTNFLEPIVIETDGLICNKEPTIFNDKELKTNEVCFLNIEDETLQSLKEFEETLNNYESSNNFRTEYINLDDFYEIFNALDTVNNDKSAKDPIDSKNNNYDDVKIIEDVNVFEDIDVISINSSTKDCESQTEDVKETIYISSDADEGDTQSSECDGYNSSDFEFISEAEAKLDGLILNFKGANRQNSSHNISEFENDEGFNIDEVFDPCEGPSGQNRPKNQFEDRSYRDNHQIPIGDDYLALFQGIYNPVLPMSEIFFLENKSVRTSAMNSQYDGIGFVKQLALRRQQPDSSEDEFADEAKECAKQILKTYPRDNRKRRRRH, encoded by the exons ATGACTGAAAAACCTGATTCTAATAATTCCTTACACTCTGTAGAAGATGTTCCATTAGAAATAAGTCCGAATAATATCAGAACTGATCAGATATTACCTGAATTTAAAGAACCTAATGATATTACACCTGAAATTGCAACATTTAATGAAGATATCGAGAAAAATTGCGATGAAACACCAATCAACGCTGATACTAATTTTCTTGAACCAATTGTTATAGAAACGGATGGATTAATATGTAATAAAGAACCCACAATATTTAATGATAAGgaacttaaaacaaatgaagtttgTTTTCTCAATATAGAAGACGAAACTTTACAATCTCTTAAAGAATTTGAAGAAACTCTAAATAACTATGAAAGCTCCAATAACTTTAGAACCGAATACATCAACCTTGATGATTTTTACGAAATTTTTAATGCATTAGACACTGTAAATAATGATAAGTCGGCAAAAGATCCGATtgatagcaaaaataataattacgatgACGTAAAGATAATAGAAGACGTTAACGTTTTTGAAGATATCGatgtaatttcaataaattcttCTACAAAAGATTGTGAAAGCCAAACAGAGGATGTTAAAGAAACCATATACATAAGTTCTGATGCAGACGAAGGGGATACACAAAGTTCTGAATGCGACGGATACAATTCATCTGATTTCGAATTCATTTCTGAAGCAGAGGCTAAATTAGATGGATTAATACTTAATTTCAAAGGAGCTAATCGTCAGAATTCCTCTCACAATATTTCAGAATTTGAAAACGATGAAGGTTTTAACATAGATGAAGTTTTTGACCCATGCGAGGGTCCTTCTGGTCAGAATAGACCAAAAAACCAGTTTGAAGATAGAAGTTATAGGGACAATCATCAGATTCCCATAGGAGATGATTATTTGGCGCTGTTTCAGGGGATCTATAACCCTGTGCTACCGATGTCAGAGATATTTTTCTTGGAGAACAAGTCGGTTAGAACATCGGCTATGAATAGTCAGTATGATGGTATTGGGTTTGTGAAACAACTGGCTCTGAGAAGACAGCAGCCTGATAGTTCGGAGGATGAAT TCGCAGACGAAGCGAAGGAATGTGcaaaacagattttaaaaacttaccCCAGAGACAATAGGAAGAGAAGACGTAGacactag
- the LOC110384671 gene encoding translation machinery-associated protein 7 homolog: MSGREGGKKKPLKAPKKESKDLDEDDLAHKQKLKEQQKALQEAKAKASQKGPLATGGIKKSGKK; encoded by the exons ATGTCTGGCCGTGAAGGTGGCAAGAAGAAGCCCCTAAAGGCGCCAAAGAAAGAGTCTAAAGACCTTGACGAGGATGACCTAGCCCACAAACAGAAGTTGAAGGAACAGCAAAAGGCCCTACAG gaGGCGAAAGCAAAGGCTTCACAGAAAGGTCCTTTAGCGACTGGAGGTATCAAGAAATCCGGCAAAAAGTGA